Within Wyeomyia smithii strain HCP4-BCI-WySm-NY-G18 chromosome 2, ASM2978416v1, whole genome shotgun sequence, the genomic segment tcagtttgaacttcaattcccaaagttgcaataactttcgtctcaagaagagcatgatgtttgattcggcggtGGATTAAAATTGCAACTctaccgccggaaccctgaatcctatcatatttataaaccacgtaattgggatcatattttaatttgatgttgggtttcaaaaatgtttcaggaaTAATTACtatgtgcacattatttactggtAAAAATTAAAAGCTCATCCACATCGGCTTTTAATAAGCgtgcattccaatttaaaattttgattgatttctttacaaccattgttaaattttaaattaaaaacgaTTTTAAACGTAAAACTTGTTCCTATTTgaatttgcctgcaacatggcgttcataagatcgaacattgtctgttgcagaaaagaaagtttacctgccgtaataggctccaggcattagaaaaaatattttcggtagcaatattagctgcgGTAATCAATGTATTTTAATTttctaccggtttttgtttacctcccttattaacggtcatttaggaactaccaacattaggtgaaataatgttcgaactacctgtgacctgtgcatacgttaaacgggtatgcaaaggtgTAGAAAAATTGGGCGATACAGCGGGGCTatatgttttgaagtttgttttggttgggagattgaattttgtttaccctgtcttgccttaacaatggctaaacggactgggcattgataaaaatttgacatatggttgccgttacaattggcGCACCGAAAATTTTTGCTGTCTTCTACAGGACTTGTGTTCTTTTTGTGAGAGGCTCCACAAATGTTGCCGAACCCACTGTGCAGTCGTCACCGGTTGTCAGTGAGTCCCGGTCACGCATGGCAGACTACCAACAGAACGGACATAGATCAGCGTCAAATGATAGATAAAATATCGATTGATAGAGGAGGAAGTGAAGAGAGTTAATCAGTGTAGTTAAAGCAAGGAAGATAATAGAAATTTGGTTAGAGGAAGAGTTTGTTGAAAGTGTTAAATTTGTGGACAGGAAAGGTAAAAGGAATAAAGATTCAGATGGAATattaattaaaattatatattgTTTAGATAGGCTGAAAGGAGATTtcttaaaattattatttgcaCATTCCGCATAGTCGAAAAACACCAAAATGTGAGTTGcaaattttgttattataaacagcattaacaaataaaaaattttcagcTTTGAAGCTGCAGTAAAACGCACGCTATCAGAGAGGTGATTTTGTGCTTCGCGACACCGAAAACTTCCTCAACAAGGCTTTTTTGGTTCATGTTGCAGAAATCAGATCCATGGCAAtatcgttggcaagtacggcattgggtgatatacTTTtaacctccgccaaacttcctataaatttcccatttcacacgcacattatataaagcatgtgcttttccaaaaaattttaagttgttaacctcactgcggttaaaatgaattaaatagttcACAAGCGAaactccagttctctgactgttttcacctcgtgatttttgtttcataagaagtacttgggtaggggctatgccaagtaattctgtcaaagtaattttgatctcatcaacgatttaatcgttggtgagacctttctagacaaccttgaacggcttggcattcttggtgtcgtaggtaaaaaatgtacaccttgtcagttaaatactgaacaagacgatcacgaccctttattgaGTCGGTTAATAAgaggcattcacctctacggccaatttgatagctAATTTTaccgtcagaaacaaacgttccttcttgaaaatattaaattcagaagaaatagttaccacaatggGTGTAATTTTCTcctttttttaaagaatttacattttgtatagtatcattactaataacttccatttcaccggcTTCTTGCtgaggcaaaatatcaaacatgttATCACTGTAGACACTCGAATTGTCCGAGAGAGgatgctctctctttctcctcgtagtgatgcgcggtttcttttttcgccctgtcatttcaggtaatactaaaaaagttaaaaacaaatgttaaattcaaaagtaggtagtcttgataaAGACGGATGtggaataactttcaggtagtctttaaaggacgcactgacaaaacacaaactttgaagctataggcagtcaaagaccagtccacaatatAGAGTATAATTGTAAAACTCTCTAAAAACGAAAgaaaacttacaaataaaataCTCAGAAGTTAGTCAAAACAAAGATGCATGGATGATTTAAAGCCAAAAGTTAGAAAATTCACTGCCACAAGTCATGATCCCAGTCTAGATTTGTGAAATGGTCGGAATGCAACCAAACCGAAGCAAGTGCCATTCAAAAAATTAAGTTATTGATGTGTTTATTCCAAATGCTGTTTTTGATGGTCTGTTTTTAAAGGCCATGCAAGTCACCCCGGTTTATCTGGAAAGAAAATGTCAATCGAATAGTAAAAAATATAGCGAGTAGTTATATCACAGCAGGTCGTTATGGTTCTCAGAGCTTCTCTGCATTGATTTTGCAATCGTTGCACATCCAATGTGACGTATATAATCTATCATAACAAAATGTAGGATGGAAATGTACTTTGGAAATCGGGATGAGTAACCTTACGTGATGCTATATCCTGTTTACCACTCACCCACACTTGCATCTTTTGCATACAAATGTTTTGCGTACGATGCTAGGTTTGCGGGATGTTTCTAATACGCTATTCGAAGAAATCGTTTACAAAAATTATTATGTACAAAAATTATGCCCAGGAAAATAGCTAGGATTATAATCTTATGCGTTTGTAAAACACTATGCTTTTCATACCAGATACCAGTGATGAAATGCAGGTACTCTCACCATCtttaaaaagtttaaattaCAATAAGACGCGTCTGCATAGGTTATGAGCAACTGCATTGATTGCTTTCCAATTACTTTCGTTTGACCGAAGTATGGTGCCAACTGTAAAATTTCATTTTCGCTCTCTTTGTCTCATACCCGTTCACAGTTTGGTGCCGGATGTGGATCTAGATGAGGACACACCATCGAGCAAAAGTGGCGATGGATCGGACCACGAGGACCCGCCAAGTGAAGCGGATTCGGTGTTGGAGAAGCCGACCCCGAGTAAAACCCAGCAGATCATACAAACCATTTcgaccatcagcagcagcagtgccgAGGATGACGACATGGGTGACGGGCTGAAAACTGGTAGCATTTTGGGTTCGTTGTCCATCGCTAAAGTGGATTTACACCACACGGAAGCAGGTGCGGAAACCGCAACGGCCCAAAATAATCCGATGCAGCTTGCACTGTGCAACATCACAACGTCGCAGCTGGCAAGGACCAGTTCGCTGCCCTGGATTCCAGGTCAAGTCGAGCGGAGGCGGCGCAAgcttccggaaatacccaaggATAAAAAATGTACGTAATTACCATACCAAATTTATTCGGCTGGTTTGATtaaaaagacaatttttttttagcttCCGTACTGCAGCTGCTTTCCTCGGGACAAACATCGCTGGCCGATGAGTTGAACGCCACCAAAAAGAACAACCCACACCAGACATTCCTGAAGCAAAACTCTTTGCTTGCGCTCAAATGTAGCTATCTGCTGGATGAGGACTCCAGTCCGGACTCGGATCGGTTGCAGAGTTTGGGCGATGTGGACAGTGGTCATAGTACCGCCCACTCGCCGAACGATTTCAAGAGTATGTCTCCGCCAGCCCCCCAAGCATCCTCACCCGTCACATCGCCCTTCCCGCCGCCGTACGGTGGAGTTCCTTTCAGCCAGCTTGAAATGCTGGAAGCAACCCACCGTGGACTTCACAAGTTTATCCCTCGCCATCACGATGAGATTGAGCTGGAGATTGGCGATCCACTGTATGTTCAGAAGGAAGCCGAGGACTTGTGGTGCGAGGGGGTAAATCTACGCACCGGTCGGCAGGGAATATTTCCTTCGGCTTACGCGGTCGATCTGGACTACAACGATTTTGATCCGACGACGGTGGAGATGAAACGGGAACGGTATCTGCTCGGGTATCTTGGCTCGGTGGAAACGTTGGCTCACAAGGGTACGGGTGTGGTTTGCCAGGCCGTTAAGAAGATCATCGGTGATGGCAGCCAATCGCCGAAGGCTCAGGCTTGCATACTGGAGATCTCCGATCAGGGCCTCCGGATGGTGGAAAGAGCGAGGGTGAGTTTTCTCGCCTCATTTGAATTTACGACAGCAGCTAATAAATCGATTTGCCTTCTTTGCAGAACAAAAAAGACAAACGACCGTGCATCGATTATTTCTACTCGCTGAAGAACGTGTCCTTCTGTGCGTTCCACCCGCGGGACCACCGCTACATTGGGTTCATCACGAAGCACCCGACGGTGCAGCGTTTCGCCTGTCACGTATTCCAGGGTACAGAATCCACCAGACCAGTAGCCGAGGCGGTTGGGTAAGTTTTCCCTTCCGTTTTTTTTGTCGGTCAGTTAAAACCAATATCTCTCTATTACAGGAGGGCATTCCAACGGTTCTACCAAAAGTTCATAGAAACGGCATATCCGATAGAGGACATTTACATAGAGTAAGCAACATGTTGACTCATTTTTGGACACTATTGCTAACATAATTCAACCAAAGAGTATTTATTGTGAGACAAAAATAACAGTTGTTGATTTTTGATTATAAAACAGAATGCGACGCGATAAGCGGGATCTTCTATACCTATGCGTTTTGGGTCTGTTAACTTTGTTAATCTTCCAACCGATTTTCAGACTTTTATAATTTGACGTGACATAGCAGCTTGCTACAGCTTGTGTTACGTGTGCTCTAGAATTCTACAGTGCAAAAAGCCTTAACTTTTTTCTCCGATTAAAATAATTCTCACATCACTATGAAGGATTAAAAGGGTTGATTGACCTAAACAACAATATAACAAAACACACATAACTGCTACAGCAGTAGTAGATATGTTAAAATAGCTGACTTATGCCATGGCGAGTTATTTCTGTACATATTAGATTAAATTTGTATATCAGAGGCAGAGGAGAATCGATGTATATTTTTATGACGACGGTTCAGGACGGTTCTGCTGGAAGAAGAATTAATCGTCCGACTGAGGAATGATGTTTTGCAATACATATTTGACCGGTTGCCTACGCAGATTCCTTGGCCACTGGCCGAAAATAGACCAATATATTTTATAGCAGTGCTTGTGAATAAATGCTTCCCAATTTACAGCAATTGCCTAGGTTTGCCTTTCTTTGCAGCAGTCGCTTCAGCGTAGGAGTTATCTTAGTTAGAACAGCTTTATTTACTTACTATTAGAAGTACGAACATCTTTCTCGATTTCTTTGTTATCAAATACTGCTTTTATGTGTAACCAAAGCGTGATTGTTACTGAGGGTGAGAATTTTTCGCACGGCGAACTGAAGGAGAATGGAAGAGAACCGAAAGGGAGCGAGAGATTGAGGGCATATTATAATTCAATCATACTCATGAAATAGTAAAACAAGGTGTTATTTATAATCGTATAAATTAAACAGTTATacttaaaaccaaaaaaaaagttgaagaaaacaacaaaaacagtATATTGCATTTTTGATGAAACTCAAGAAACTCAAAGGAAACGACAGACAAAAGATACTCATTCAATCAGTGTTAGAAAATTCGATCGATTGAGCTgacaacaagaaaaaaaaatcgatcgcACTTGTTTGCAGCATTAGACGTAAAATTGTAAacagaaaacaacaaacaaaaacaacaataaaactttatatcacACAAAGCAAAACGATTATCTCTGGATTCAAGCaagtaattttccaaacacaaaCTCTTAACTCTTTTCGAATTGtattaaaaagaaaaagaaaatataaacaaaacgaaagaacaacaacagcagcgaTAGAGACCACACCACATGTATAGTAAACAAAAACtacaataatgaatgaaacctTTTTGCCGCAGTGCTGCAATCTACTTTCACTCTCCTGCAACCATACACACTAGTCAGTGCAATGAACAAACGCCTATGTATTATCATTCATTCCAATCCAATGGCGGCAGCAATGGAACAAACTACTTATGACCGAAAAATAAAACTCCCATTTGGGAATGGAATGGTGCGATGcgtttttttgcgttttttttttttgctggggTTGGTCTCATCCGTGTGTAATCCTGTTTTTTTCTTACTGTGTTCAGGGACAGTTCTAGATTTCATTCGAGTGGAATCGTTTGTCAAAGAGTCACATTTTCAAGTGAAGTGATAGAAAATAGTCACTTGGAGCTGAATCGGGCGAAAATTTTTTCGATCGTATCCCGAGCAGAATGAGTGCGAGTGTTGTCTTGGTGAAAAAGCACTTCTTCCTTCGCCATACTCGGCCATTTCAATCGATATAATGATGTTGAGCaaatccacaaaaaacgggcaaccaatttaatcgagtATTTTTTAATtcggctgaaattttgcatagacgATTCTGAAGGCAAAAGATGCATTTTGTACtactggtttaattt encodes:
- the LOC129724311 gene encoding JNK-interacting protein 1; this translates as MADADFEEFRQNLDKIPTYSRAPAPFYSLVPDVDLDEDTPSSKSGDGSDHEDPPSEADSVLEKPTPSKTQQIIQTISTISSSSAEDDDMGDGLKTGSILGSLSIAKVDLHHTEAGAETATAQNNPMQLALCNITTSQLARTSSLPWIPGQVERRRRKLPEIPKDKKSSVLQLLSSGQTSLADELNATKKNNPHQTFLKQNSLLALKCSYLLDEDSSPDSDRLQSLGDVDSGHSTAHSPNDFKSMSPPAPQASSPVTSPFPPPYGGVPFSQLEMLEATHRGLHKFIPRHHDEIELEIGDPLYVQKEAEDLWCEGVNLRTGRQGIFPSAYAVDLDYNDFDPTTVEMKRERYLLGYLGSVETLAHKGTGVVCQAVKKIIGDGSQSPKAQACILEISDQGLRMVERARNKKDKRPCIDYFYSLKNVSFCAFHPRDHRYIGFITKHPTVQRFACHVFQGTESTRPVAEAVGRAFQRFYQKFIETAYPIEDIYIE